GAACTCGGTACATACTGAAATCCTTCTTCCCTGTTCCCTGTTCCCTGTTCCCTGTTCCCTAACTCAACGGAAAATTCAGGAATCAAACCGGATTCCTATATATTTTAAATGATTGTGTAGCTACCGTCTCAAAAATAACTCTCAAAAGTATTTTTTGCCATTTTAGGTATTGATAATGACTTACAACGCAGAGGAAATGCAGCAGATTCTTGAAGTAGCTTTTAGACAAAAACAAAAGGGAGAATATACAAGAGAACAAATTATAGAAATAGCCTCAGAATTAGGTGTTTCTTCAGAGTCGCTACAAGCTGCGGAACAAGAATGGTTAAAAAATAATGTAGAAGTAAAAAAAGAGCAAATGTCTAATAGTCAACAACGGAAAGATTTCAAATCTCATCTATTTGCTTTTCTGGCAATTAATGGTTTTTTGGTGCTGTTAAATCTAGTGGTAAGCCCTGGATATTTCTGGGCTATTTATCCCATACTAGGATGGGGGTTAGGTTTATTACTGCATGGCATAAAGGTTTATATTAGTAATGACTAAAATAGATCCCCGAATTCTTGAAGAATTCGGGGATCTTATCCCCTTTTAATTTAAGATTTACTAGAGCGCTCTTTTGGGTTTGATAATTACTCAACTATATTCACTATTTGGGAACTAGCTAATGTTGGTGTGGTGAAAATTTGCGAGTATAAGTTTGTAGGTTGTTGACTAGCAACAACTGGTAAAACTTGACGAGCATGAGCCGTAACTGCCACTGTTTTTACATCATAGGTTTGTGTAATCATCTTAGGATAAAAACCAATACCGATGATGGGAACTAATAAGCAAGCGGTGATAAATAATTCACGGGGCTTAATATCAAGAACTACAGCATCTAAATGTAAGTCTTGATGTTGGTTGCCGTAGAAAACTTGACGTAGCATGGACAGTAAATAAATGGGTGTCAAAATCACGCTAACTGCTGATAGAAAGATGACTACAATTTTGAAGCTGGAACTGTAAACATCACTGGTAGCAAGACCTAAGAATACCATCAATTCACCGACGAAACCACTCATTCCGGGTAAAGCTAGAGAAGCCATTGAACCGATAGTAAAGAGAGCGAAAGTTTTGGGCATTACTTTACCCATACCGCCCATTTTATCCATCACTAAGGTGTGAGTACGTTCGTAAGTTACACCGGAAAGGAAGAATAAACTAGCAGCAATTAAACCGTGAGAAACCATTTGTAATACAGCACCGCTGATACCGATTTCTGTATAAGATGCAATGCCAATTAACACAAACCCCATGTGGGCAATTGAAGAGTAAGCCAGACGGCGTTTGAGATTGGTTTGAGCAAAGGCGCAACAAGCACCATAAACAATATTAACTACACCTAAAATCGCTAAAACTGGAGCAAAGGTAACATGAGCATCAGTTAACATTTCTACGTTAAAGCGAATTAAGGCATAACCACCCATTTTTAACAATACACCTGCCAAGATCATTGAACCGGGTGCGGATGCTTCACCATGAGCATCAGGCAACCATGTATGTAAGGGAAAAATGGGTAATTTGACACCATAAGCGATTAAGAAACCTGCATAGAGGGCTAATTCTAAGGTTTTGGGATATTCTTTCATTCCCAATTCGGTCATGTTGAAGGTGAAGTTATCACCATAGAAAGCCATTGCAAAACCAGCTACCAGTATAAATATGGATGCTGCGGCGGTATAGATAATAAACTTGGTAGCTGCGTAACGGCGGTTTGTGCCTCCCCAGATGGAAATTAGTAGGTAAACAGGTACTAGCTCAATTTCCCACATCAAGAAGAACATTAATAAATCTTGGGCGAGAAATACTCCTAATTGAGCGCTGTACATAATCAACATCAACGCATAAAATAAACGCGGCTTGTTGGTTACTTTCCAAGCCGCGAATACTGCGAGTGTGTTAATGAAGCCTGTGAGAAGTATCAGGGGCATTGATAAACCATCAATGCCTAGAGACCAGTTAAAGCCAATTTGGGGTATCCAAGGATAGCTTTCTGTCATTTGCAGGGCGGAACTTTGAAAGTCGTAATTCTGCCAAAGGGCAAAAATCATGAGTACAAAGTCTAATAATGCCACTCCCAAGCCGTACCAGCGGACGGTTTTACCCTCTTTATCGGGAATAAGGGGAATTGCGAGGGCTGCCACTAAAGGCAGGAAAATTATGGCTGATAACCAAGGAATTTCTATGGCATTCATCACTGTTGACAATATGTTTTTGGTTTTGCTTTTGTTTACATTATATTAAGGAATCGTTACGTCTGTAAACGATTTCTTATGAAGATTTCCAATTTGGAGGACAGATAGTAATAAATACTTACTAAATTATGCCGCGAGTCCATTCTAAATGTAAATTTTTGCAACGTCAACAAAAAAACAGCGACTAATATCGCTGTCTTTAGTTATAATGAACAGCTTGAGGATAAATTGAATTTTTATCAAAGTTATCTCTGTTTCTTAGACAATACGGTTGACAATCATCCACACTTCTCCATCTGATCTTACGAAAGGGACAGAAATGGTCTTAAAGCCTGTGATGAAAGGTTTGTAGTAAACTTGCCAATACATGGGACTAAGTTCATCGGCGCAGGTTTTGAGGAGTTTAATTTCTTTTGCCAGTTCTCCAGCTAGTTCATTAACTCGTTCGGCATGAACTTGAGCAATTTTTTTGGCTTCTTCTAGCTGTTCTTGTTGTTGGGAGATGCGGATAGACATGGGCAAATACCGATTGAGATGAGCTTTCCTTTGTTGTATTTGCTTTTCTAGGTAATATAGGGCATCGTCTATGCCTTTAAGTTCCGCAGATAGTTGGACGTTTTCTCTGGCTTGACGACGGTAAGCTTCAACTATGGCTAGGGGTGAGTCGTTTTCACCCGATTCTACATGATGATTAGTCAGTGCAGTGCGTTCTTGTTGGAGTGCTTGAATTTGAGATTTCAGTGCTGCTATTTCTGACTGGATTTTTTCCATATCCATATATATATGATGATTGGGGGTAAGTGAAAAAGCTGTTACTTCTTCTGGGCGATCGCTTGACAATCAAAATAGTCACGGCAAGAACAGCACTCTGCTTGCAGCAGTGCTACGCGATCGCATTAAGTTGTTGGCTGAATTTGTTTGTTAGCTTTTGATATTTCTTGCTTCTCAATTTCATCTAACTTTTTGCCGGAAGAATCTTTCCATTCCTTCAATCCGTTTGCACTACGCCCCATTATTACATTTGCTGCTGCTGATGGGCTACTAAACAACCAATCGGATTTAAAAACAAGTTTGTCATCTACTTGAACAATAATTTCATTCCAAAATTCTTTTTTTGATACATGGTCAACAAGTCTAGAATAAGCATTTTCAGCCTCACCAATGTATACTTTAGCCTTTTGCCTTGCCATAACGACAATTTTCAACACCAACCTACTTAGTTAAATTAAGCGATAAGCGATTCTTACGAAGTGCTGGCACTATTGCATCTAATAATATCACGGTTTTATCCGCTCTCATGATATTTTATACATTAATTACTTGTCAATTAGTTGTGTGTGACAATCGCTTCACACTCCATAGAGGTTGTTTGAAAACTTTTTCGTGTGGGATCTGACACCCGCAGATCCCCCTAAATCCCCCTTAAAAAGGGGGACTTTGAGGAATTTAGCCCCCCTTTGTAAGGGGGGTTGGGGGGATCTCGATTAATTCTGATACTTTTCAAACATCCTCATAGACATCACACAAACAATGACTTAATCAATTAGGTAAATAATGAATATCAAGAACTTCCTCCAAAGAATAAGGACATTCTGCGGGAAAATTTACAGTAAAACCTGTTTTTTCTTGAACATAACCCAAAGCGTCCTCATAAATAGTTGTAAAAATAGAATTCAAATAATTATACAAATTAGATGTTAATCTATCTTTTAACTGGACTCGAAAACTTCTAATTTCTGAACGCCAATGATTTTTATTTCTGTCATATTCTTGTGTCCAAAACTGCAATAATAAAAGATGTCTAATTACTTGTTCTAGTAGGCTTTTAACTTGATGCTTATCTCTTTTTGCCAATGATTCCAACTCCTCAATTAAATTTTCTAAATCTAACTCATCAAAACGACTTTGTTTTAATAATTTAATAGTTTCTAATAACCATAAATGGTCATCTGTTTCATAGATCTGCTGCAAATTAGTAATAACTGTCATAACTTTACCTTTTGTTATTTACAAATTACACATACAATCAATATATATTGTAAGGTGCATCGGACTCGATAATTTAATGTTAATCAACAAAATGAAATGTTTAAAGTAGGGGAACACTTCTGTTCCCTTCCCATGACTTCAGTCACACTACGTTATCACCGATACGTTCTCAACTCAAATAGGATTGCTATAGATGTTTGGTGTTGCTGCATTTGTAATTATCTATTACAAAATAACCGCCCCTTGCCGATCCAGGGGAAGCGATCGCACAATTGAGTTCATACCCATTGCAGTCCAGGCATTTGCCATTGCTGCTTCTACGGATCTGGCATAACTTATATCTACTAGAGCTAAAAGTGTGGGGCCTGCACCACTAATTACCATGCCATAAGCACCAGCAGCCACAGCAGCCGCATTCACAGTATCATAACCAGGAATTAAAGCTTGGCGATAAGGTTGATGTAATTTATCTTGCAAGGCGGCTATTAACCATTCTTCTCGATTAGTTGCTAAACCGCGCAACAATAAACCCAAATGAGAAATATTGAAAATTGCATCAGCACGACTGACTTCTGTGGGGACAACCTTTCGCGCTTCTGAGGTTGATAACTCAAAATCAGGAATTGCTACGACTGGAACTATATCTCGATGCCAGAGAATATCACAAATTTCCCAACCTTTTTTGCTGGTAGCAGCCAGACGACAACCACCTAATAACGCTGGTACTACATTATCAGGATGTCCTTCCATGGCGATCGCTAATTCCATTACCTGTAACTCAGACAACGGTGAACCAGCCAACTCATTGGCAGCAACTAACCCCCCGACAATAGCAGTCGCAGAACTACCCAAACCTCGTGCTAAAGGTACACCCAACTTAATTTCTATTTTCACCGCTGGTGGTGTTTTTTCTATATATTGGTATAACTTGACAAACGCCTGGTATAAAAGATTACTCTCATCAGTTTGTACCTTTGCGGCTTCCGAACCAGAGACTTGAATAATTAACTCACCTGCATCAAGAATAGTAAACTTAAATTCGTTATACAGCTTTAAAGCTGCACCTATACAATCAAACCCCGGACCCAAATTCGCCGTCGTCGCGGGAACTTTAACAGTAATGCTAGAAACTACAGACATTGAAGTTAATTTAAAATTCCAATATGAACTACCCCATTTTACTTCCTTATACCAAATTAAGATATGGAATAAGATATCAAGAATTATTAAACGCAGATGAACGCAAATAAACGCAGATAAATTCGGATGAATTGATGGATTTGATGATTCTGTGCAGCTTCACATAAAAATCACAATAACCTAAAGTCTTTGTCTAATTTTCATAAAAGCCGCACCCGTCACTAAAGCCGCAAATTGTCCCCAATAACTCACACTAGAGAAGGAACTACCACCCGTCATATTTAAACTCCCTATGCCATAAAATGACTGCTGGATAAACCACCAAAATAAATATAAAATAGCTGGAACTTCCACAGGGATATACACAACCAATAAAGTCAAAACCGAATATATTTTTGCCTGGGGAAACTTGATCAGATATGCACCTAAAATAGATGCAATAGCTCCATTAGCACCAATAATTTGTATTGTTAAATCGGAGGATAAAATAATTTGGACTATACCAGAAAAAAAGCCAGCAGTTAAATAAAGTAGTAAATATTGTTTATGTCCTAAAATACTTTCTACCGTTTTTCCAAATACCCACAGAAACAGCATATTTCCTAAGATTTGGCTAAAACTGCCATGGAGAAACAGGGATACAGGTAAAGAAAGTAGCCGCCAAAATACAATTACCCAAGCCGCAGAATTGTAAAAAAAAGCGTTAGCAATTGAGATATTTATTTGAGATGGAATAATTCCCCAATTATTAATTAAATTTCCTAATTCATCACTCCACTCTAATTTTATTTCCCAGAGAAATATGACTACATTAATGCCAATCAACCAATAATTAATAATAGGCTTTTGCCAACTGCGAATATTATCATCTATAGGAATCATCTTGATTTTAACATTTGAATTACTAATTTTTAACTACTAATTAATATTTTTTCCCATCTCCTCATTTTTGTGTGGCAAGATTATCATAATGTAACACAATATTCAAATAGGCTCAGGAAATGCTAGGAAACACCCTTGTAGGCAGATACCAAATCACCAATTACCTGGGAGGTGGCGGATTTGGTGAAACTTATGTTGCTAATGATACTCAATTACCAGGCTCACCCCAGTGTGTAGTCAAGAAACTCAAACCTCAATCTACTGATATTACCACTTTAGAAATAGCTCGGAGGTTATTTGACACAGAAGCCCAAGTTTTATATAAATTAGGAAATCACGATCGCATTCCCCAACTTTTAGCTTACTTTGAAGAAAATGCCGAATTTTATCTGGTTCAAGAACTGATTATTGGTAATGATCTCAGTCAAGAATTAAAATCCGGTGTCATCTTCACTCAAAATCAGGTAATTTCTCTATTACAAGAAATTTTAGAAATTTTGGACTTTGTTCATCAACAAAAGGTAATTCATCGTGATGTCAATCCTCGCAATATTCTCAGACGAGAACAAGATAATAAGTTAATTTTAATTGATTTTGGTGCAGTCAAACAAATTACGACCAAATTAGTAAACTCTCCAGACATTACTAAATCTACAGTTGCTATTGGCACACCCGGTTATACTCCTGGAGAACAAGCACAAGGAACGCCAAAATTTAGTAGTGATATCTACGCTTTGGGGATTATTGCTATTCAAGCTTTAACTGGATTATCACCTGATCAATTAGAAAAAGATGTCGAAACTAATGAAATAATTTGGCAAAATTTCGCCACTGTCTCTCCAGAATTTGCCCAATTTTTAAATCAAATGATCTGTTATGATTTTCGCCAACGTTATGCTTCAGCAACAATAGCATTACAAGCTTTACAAGAATTAAATAAAAACTCATCGGCAACAATAATTATTTCCCCTGCTACCTTACCAAACCGAGTAAAAAATCCCCAAAATACCCCAGGGATATTCTGGAAATTGCTATTAGGAATATTTATTTTAGGTATTGGTAGTTTCGGGGCAATATTTATGCTCAATCGCCTGAATAGTAAAAACGCTATAGAATTATATAATCAGGGTAATACTCTCATTCAATTACAACGCTATGAAGAAGCCTTAGCAACTTATGAAAAAGCCATAGATATCAAATCTGATTATCCTCAAGCTTTATATGGTAAAGGTAAAGCATTATTTCAATTAAAGAAATACCAAGAATCTTTAATAGCTTATGATCAAGCTATTCAAATTCAACCAAATTATTTAGAAGCTTGGACTAATCGAGGTTTTGTTTTAGTCAAACTCAAACGTTATCCAGAAGCAATTGCCACTGTTGATAAAGTTTTACAACTAAAGAATGATGACCCTAAAGTGTGGCAACTTAAAGGTGATATCTTTATAAAAATTAGCCAATATAATGATGCAATTAAAGCTTATGAACAAGCGATTAATTTCCAAGTTGATAATCCTGAATTATGGTACAAAAAAGGATTAGCATTCCAAAACCTTAAACAATATGAAGAGGCAATTACCTCCTATAAAAAAACTGTGGAATTAAAATCTGATCATGAATTAGCTTGGTACAATTTGGGTAATTGCTTAGTTAATTTAAATCGTTATGAATTTGCTTTCCAGGCTTATGATCAAGCAGTCCAGTATAATCCAAACAACTCCGCAGCTTGGTTATCCAGAAGTAATATATTAATGACATTACGTAGGTATCCAGAAGCAATTGATTCCTTTAGCCAAGTGATTAAAATCAATCCTCAACAATATCAAGCATGGTATAATCGAGGTTGGGCATTACATCAAGTTAAACGCTATCCAGAAGCAATAGAATCTTATAAAAAAGCTATTAGTTTAAAGGGAAATGATTATTTAGTATGGTATAATCTAGGAAATACACAATATAATTTACAAAAATATCAAGAAGCGATCGCCTCCTATAATAAAGCCATCCGTTATCAACCCAATCATTATGAAAGTTGGTACAGCAAAGGCAATGCCTTGTTAAATTTACAACAATACCCACAGGCGATCGCCTCCTACGACAAAGCCATAGAATATAAACCAGATTACCAACAAGCCATAGAAGCTCGCACCAAAGCCAAAAATACCCCAGTATTTCCCCCTAAATTCTAATTCTGGGCGCAGACCCTGCGCCCCTACATTCTGACTCCTCCTTTAAAAAACCCTGAGACTTTACCAAAATATAGGTAAAATCTAAAATACAAATCACAAATTATCACCGAGAAATCTCAAGCCCTTGCAACTTGAGTTAAAATTATGGACGTATTAGAACTAAAACGCGAAATCGAAACATTGTCTAGCCGCCTGGGTAAAACCCAGGACTATCTTTGACGTACCCGCACTCAAAGCCAAAATTCACGACTTAGAGCAAATTTCCGCCCAAACAGAATTTTGGGAAGACCAAACCCAAGCACAAAACACCCTGCAAGAACTCAATGATCTAAAATCCCATTTAGATCAATATTACAAGTGGCACACCAACTTAGACGATACCAGGGCAGTTGTTGAGTTATTGGAACTAGAAACCGATACAGCATTATTGCAAGAAGCGGAATCTACCATTACCAAACTCAATCATGAACTAGACCAATGGGAACTACAACAACTCCTTTCCGGCACTTACGACGACAAAGGTGCAGTCCTGACAATTAACGCCGGTGCTGGTGGCACAGACGCACAAGACTGGGCATTTATGCTCATGCGGATGTATACCCGGTGGGCAGAAGATCATGGTTATAAAGTCACCCTAGCCGAAGAATCAGAAGGTGACGAAGCCGGCATTAAATCCGCCACCCTAGAAATCACCGGACGCTATGCCTATGGTTACTTACGTTCCGAAATGGGAACTCACCGTCTCGTCAGAATTTCTCCCTTCAACGCTAACGGCAAACGGCAAACCAGCTTTGCCGGCATCGAAGTCATGCCGCAAATAGATAACACCGTCAAACTAGACATCCCAGAGAAAGATTTAGACATTAGCACCACCCGTTCTGGCGGTAAAGGTGGGCAAAACGTCAACAAAGTAGAAACCGCAGTCCGCATAGTTCACCTCCCCACCGGTCTAGCAGTCCGGTGTACAGAAGAACGTTCCCAACTACAAAACAAAGAAAAAGCGCTCGCCCGTCTCAAAGCCAAGTTGTTAGTTATTGCCAAAGAACAACGCGCCCAAGAAATTGCCGAAATTCGCGGCGATATGGTCGAAGCTTCCTGGGGTAATCAAATCCGCAACTATGTATTTCATCCTTATCAAATGGTGAAAGACCTCCGCACCAACATCGAAACCACAGCCATTACAGATGTCATGAACGGTGAACTTGATATGTTCATTCAAGCCTATCTCCGGCAAGAAAACCAGATAGTTGAAGCGTAACTTAGATCCCCGACTTCTTTGAGAAGTCGGGGATCTTTGCTATATTTCCCTGACACAGGTTACAGTAAGAAAAGAGATGATAATGAATTAATTATGGAAAAATCCCCTGCCAAAGAACCCCAGCCTAGCTATGTCAAACTCGCCATGCGAAACATGGTTAGAAAAGGCGGCACTTCCCTCAAACACTTTGCGTTAACTGCCGTAGGACTGTTATCTGTCCTCGTGGGTTTGGCATATCTTACTCGCTAAGAGAGGAAAACTTGTGCCGCTACAGGTTGAATTATATTTAGAAAATTGCTTTGATGACTCTTCCCCAATTCCTCTCGAAACTTGGGAAAACTGGTTTTGGCAATGGTTGGAAATTCTTGAGGATTACTTACCAACTGCACCTAGTTATGAAATCAGTTTGCGTTTGACAACCGACACAGAAATTCAAACCCTTAATTCCCAATATCGCCAACAAGATAAACCTACAGATGTCTTAGCCTTTGCATCTCTAGAAGCAGATTTACCACAAAGCGAAGAAATGCTGGATGCCATGCCCTTGTATCTAGGTGATATAATTGTCTCTATAGATACAGCACAACGTCAGGCACAACAGCAGGAACATAGTTTGTCTACAGAGTTGGCTTGGTTAACGGCTCATGGTTTACTACACTTGTTAGGTTGGGATCATCCTGACGAAGAGAGTTTGATAGCAATGTTAAACGAGCAAGTTGTATTACTGAAGAAAATAGGTATTATTATTAACTTAGAGTTGGAGGTAGGGGAGGTAGGGGAGGTGGGGGAGGTAGGGGAGGTAGGGGAGGTAGGGGAGGTAGGGGAGGTAGGGGAGGTAGGGGAGGTAGGGGAGGTAGGGGAGGTAGGGGAGGTAGGGGAGGTAGGGGAGGTAGGGGAGGTAGGGGAGGTAGGGGAGTGAAGAGTAAAGGAGTAAAGGAGTAAAGAGTAAAGGAGGTGAGAAAGAAGATGATTGGTAACTTAGAAGAATCAAACTCAATATCAATGGTTAAATCTCATAGAGACTTGGGAATTTATCAAATTGCTTTTGAAGCAGCAATGAAAATTTTTGGGTTATCAAAAAATTTTCCTGTTGAAGAAAGATATTCTCTAACAGATCAAATTCGTCGTTCTTCTCGTTCTGTTTGTGCGAATATGGCAGAAGCTTGGCGTAAACGTCGTTATGAGGCTGCTTTTGTTGCTAAATTAAATGATTGTGAAGCTGAATCTGCTGAAACTCAAACATGGATAGAATTTACAGTTAAATGTAATTACTTCGATATTGAAACGGGACGTAAACTTTATGGTAATTATAATCAAGTTTTATCTGGTTTAGTGACTATGATCAATAACCCATCACGCTGGTTAATGAATCATAAAAACCATAAAAACCATAAATATTAATCTTCCCCCACCTCCCCCACATCCCCCACATCCCCTACCTCCCCCACATCCCCCACATCCCCTACCTCCCCCACATCCCCCACATCCCCTACCTCCCCCACATCCCCCACATCCCCCACATCCCCCACATCCCCCACTCCCCCACTCCCCCACTCCCCCCACCCCCTATTCTCATCTCTATGCCCCCAAAAGTCTCATCGTCATCAACCAATAATAGCTTACCAACACTCGTGTCCAAAGATAGGGAACTTTCCTGGCAGATTGCCTCTAATCTATTTGTTAGTTTTAAGTATGCTTGGGCTGGAATTACCTACGCTTTTCAGACTCAAAGGAATTTTCGGATTCATGTAGCCGTCTGCGCCTTGGCTATTGGATTAAGTGTATTTCTACAGTTAGAAACAGTAGAAGTATCCATAATTTCTGTTACCAGCGGTTTAGTTTTGACCTTAGAGTTAGTGAATACTGCTATTGAGTCAATTGTAGATTTAACGGTCAAACAGTCTTATCATGAGTTGGCAAAAGTTGCTAAAGACTGTGCTGCTGGTGCTGTACTTGTTTCTGCTTTAGTAGCATTATTGGTTGCCTCTACATTAATATTGCCTCCTTTAGCAACATTAATTCTATCTACTTTCTAGATGGTAGATTGTGAATAGTAAGTAGGTTAGCATTGAAAATTGTCGTTATGGGAAGGCAAGAGGCAAGAGGCAAGAGGCAAGAGTGAAGAAGCTTTGGGCGATTTTACTTTTCTTTACACACTTTGGTTTTATTGTGTTCACCTACTTAGAGACGTTTTCAGGGAACGTATTGGATATTTTTAAATAAAATTAGGTAAAAATTGTGATATTAGTCATTGATAATTACGATAGCTTTACGTATAATTTAGTACAATATCTGGGAGAATTAGCAGTAGATTTCCCAGTTGCTGATGACCTGCAAGTGGTACGAAACGATAAGATTACTATAGATGAAATTAGGGCATTAAACCCGGATGCAGTGGTAATTTCACCGGGTCCTGGTCGTCCAGATGATGCGGGAGTTTCCCTCAGTGCGATCGCCCAATTAGGAGATAAACTACCGATTTTAGGCGTGTGCTTAGGACATCAAAGTATTGGTCAGGTTTTCGGTGGTAAAATTGTCTCCGCCCCAGAATTGATGCACGGAAAAACCTCTCAGGTTTCCCACACAGGCATAGGAATTTTTCAAGGTTTAGAAAATCCTTTAACCGCTACCAGATATCATAGTTTAGTGATTGAGCGGGAAACTTGCCCGGACGTATTGGAAATTACAGCTTGGGTAGAAGATGGCACAATTATGGGCGTGAGACATCGGCAATATCCTCACATTCAAGGAGTCCAATTTCATCCAGAGAGTGTCCTAACTGCCTTGGGTAAGGAATTGCTGAGAAATTTTTTGCGAACTTTGTAAAGCGAGTATTCTTATGAAACGACGACAATTGATAGGCTACGCTGGGGCGGGTTTAATAACGGCTATAGTTACTAATTTAGGTGATCAAGTTCCAGTAAATGCCCAATCTAGTGGTGTATCAATTCAGTGGTTAGGTCATACCTGCTTTTTATTGACCAATGGTAAGGTCAAAATTTTGATTAATCCCTTTAGCAATTTGGGTTGTACAGCTAAATATCGTCTCCCAAATGTTGCATCAGATTTGGTATTAATTAGTAGTCAATTATTGGATGAAGGGGCAATAGATAAAATACCAGGAAATCCCAAATTAGTTTATAAACCGGGTGTCTATGAGTTTCGGGGCGTTAAATTTCAGGGAATTACCACAGACCATGATCGTAAGGGTGGAAAACAATTTGGGCAAAATATAGCCTGGAAATTAAACCAAGGTGGCATTAATCTGCTACATTTGGGGGGTTCTGCTGCACCGATTACCCTAGAACAAAAAATTCTCATGGGTCGTCCTGATGTATTATTTATTCCCGTTGGCGGCAGTGATAAAGCGTATAATCATCAAGAAGCAAAACAGGCAATTGATGTCTTAAATCCTAAGTTAGTTATTCCTACCCATTATCGGACTCAAGCTGCTGAAAGTGGCAAGTGCGACATTACTCCAGTAGATGATTTTCTAACTTTGATGCAGAGTGTGAATATTAATGTCCGCCGCAGTAACAATGATTCTGTATTAGTTAATTCTCAGAGTTTGCCAGAAAAAACGGAAGTTCAACTTTTGAGTTACAAGTTTTGATTCCTTAAGGCGTTGCTGAATCGAGGTATGAAATTTCCAAATTGAACCTTTAAAAATCTTACCTTTGCGTCTACTCTTCGAGATCACGAAGCGTGATTGCGCCTTTGCGTGAGACTAAAATTCATACCCTTAATCATGCAACGCCCTTAATTTATTGTAAGTTGGGTTGGCACAAGGAAACCCAACAAATTTCCAACTAAAATTAAGTGAAAAGATGACTTGGTATGGAGCAGATGCAATGATGAGTGTTT
The DNA window shown above is from Anabaena sp. WA102 and carries:
- the prfB gene encoding peptide chain release factor 2 (programmed frameshift), whose amino-acid sequence is MDVLELKREIETLSSRLGKTQDYLDVPALKAKIHDLEQISAQTEFWEDQTQAQNTLQELNDLKSHLDQYYKWHTNLDDTRAVVELLELETDTALLQEAESTITKLNHELDQWELQQLLSGTYDDKGAVLTINAGAGGTDAQDWAFMLMRMYTRWAEDHGYKVTLAEESEGDEAGIKSATLEITGRYAYGYLRSEMGTHRLVRISPFNANGKRQTSFAGIEVMPQIDNTVKLDIPEKDLDISTTRSGGKGGQNVNKVETAVRIVHLPTGLAVRCTEERSQLQNKEKALARLKAKLLVIAKEQRAQEIAEIRGDMVEASWGNQIRNYVFHPYQMVKDLRTNIETTAITDVMNGELDMFIQAYLRQENQIVEA
- a CDS encoding DUF3285 domain-containing protein is translated as MEKSPAKEPQPSYVKLAMRNMVRKGGTSLKHFALTAVGLLSVLVGLAYLTR
- a CDS encoding four helix bundle protein, with translation MIGNLEESNSISMVKSHRDLGIYQIAFEAAMKIFGLSKNFPVEERYSLTDQIRRSSRSVCANMAEAWRKRRYEAAFVAKLNDCEAESAETQTWIEFTVKCNYFDIETGRKLYGNYNQVLSGLVTMINNPSRWLMNHKNHKNHKY
- a CDS encoding diacylglycerol kinase family protein is translated as MPPKVSSSSTNNSLPTLVSKDRELSWQIASNLFVSFKYAWAGITYAFQTQRNFRIHVAVCALAIGLSVFLQLETVEVSIISVTSGLVLTLELVNTAIESIVDLTVKQSYHELAKVAKDCAAGAVLVSALVALLVASTLILPPLATLILSTF
- a CDS encoding anthranilate synthase component II — protein: MILVIDNYDSFTYNLVQYLGELAVDFPVADDLQVVRNDKITIDEIRALNPDAVVISPGPGRPDDAGVSLSAIAQLGDKLPILGVCLGHQSIGQVFGGKIVSAPELMHGKTSQVSHTGIGIFQGLENPLTATRYHSLVIERETCPDVLEITAWVEDGTIMGVRHRQYPHIQGVQFHPESVLTALGKELLRNFLRTL
- a CDS encoding MBL fold metallo-hydrolase, encoding MKRRQLIGYAGAGLITAIVTNLGDQVPVNAQSSGVSIQWLGHTCFLLTNGKVKILINPFSNLGCTAKYRLPNVASDLVLISSQLLDEGAIDKIPGNPKLVYKPGVYEFRGVKFQGITTDHDRKGGKQFGQNIAWKLNQGGINLLHLGGSAAPITLEQKILMGRPDVLFIPVGGSDKAYNHQEAKQAIDVLNPKLVIPTHYRTQAAESGKCDITPVDDFLTLMQSVNINVRRSNNDSVLVNSQSLPEKTEVQLLSYKF